ctttcatagaatagtttcttgatagaaaaggctataggttgctaaactcttttgggataggggttttacactaaaacaacctagttgcacatctagatagcttgttttagtttaagctttgtgcaaactagttggagccataggtctaagtttttattagtgcctaattcaccccctccccctcttaggctagagcacccgatcactttcaacatGATATCTAACGATGCTATgggtgtcacgatgaagcccgattcgtgacatcactcgttcttgtcatTGTCAGTCGGGAACGTgtcccactccacggaccaaccaggcagaagagtgcaaggccaggtcagactggcaatcatatcctcaaaggtttcacctgaaacaaaatatagccacaagcaaggctgagtatactaatactcagcaaggcttacccgactctgggtatactccgcccactatctagacatgcaaagcttttggcttgagggttttgttttgccaaaacgCAGCTAAAGGGAGTCCTAGCTTTCagcattttagctcaagttcAATGTAGAAAGTATATACTATGTTCACACACCTATGTAGAGAAAGCATGGTATACCAATTTAATTCTCCAAGACCAATATAATCATTCCACTCTCATTCCAAGTAtctactacgatgtgacaaagagatcaaggctctcatatccgcgagtcacggcgaatcgatccgattttaaaccttgcaaggttgacctaacacacacgacaTGTATCagtcccgtcggactatactTGTCAACCATTTCtgatatgcacaccgaatagatGAACTGCCCTGCAACTCGGGACCGCTAGCCCCACCGTTACCTacaaagggtcagccatgagtttaccCACTAGCACCACTGGGAAGATAGTATCAAGTTCATAACTACCAGTGTGCacatggtactgagcttaccggtttcgactacctcctacttccggcatgtgattagtactgttcaatcctcgatcagcactgccaacaacagaTCGGTCCTTAACTGACACAGGCAGagacttactttccatccaattCATAACCTTAGCCAAATTCATCTccacccggtctccatttccttTCCACATTGTTTTATCCTCAACAACCTTTCGATAATCCAAATGGTCCTAGTTCTCACGAGTGacggaaatcactcgacttctaccgagtcctatttagcatggcggtactaacgacctacacatactagtagatCAACTGAGGGAACCTAGGGATTATGCAattaaggttccagtcaactcctgtaaacttaaatgcacagatACATAATAGGAACATAAATTGGAATAGCATTTAAAATACTGGGAtggatgcaccggggcttgccttcttgagcTAAGTTAGTTTCCGAGGCTTCTGAAGTCAGGTTCGGGTTCTCGACAGCATCGGCgaagttcacttgagcttctccGGGACCTTCTTCCGCTTtaggcaccagctcgtacgtaccgtcaacGAGagtagtcgtgtctatatgaaatgcacatacATGAGTGGATGATGATAACAAGTTAAGATTAAAACATTATAGAGTTGTAATACAACAGCTCAGGTTAAGTGGTACAGCATCATTAACTCTGTTTTATTGGGCAaccgtttatagagtagaatCTAACATGTTTTAGTTCATAAAAAGAACTAGGTGTGGTTTTCAAAACCCAATTATTtaaacaagataaacaattcAACATATACTAGTTAAATATGCACAAGTAGCCAAAGTAAGGTTACTCTTAGCCTCTAGTCATGAGATTTTTACACAGCAAGCATAACTTAGCTAACAACCTACTAAAAAAAATTCAGTACGTTTCAAGAAGTAGAAAAAACAGGAAAAACATTTTACACAGCTACTGCGAGAAAACAAATTGATTTGCACAGGCCAAACTATGCAGtgctggtaatgaaattttaactgagtgttGATGATCCTAAGATGAGTTTAtggtaaatttttcagaattaaaATCAGGAACATACATAGCATGATAAATATAGCAAGTTATAGTTGTatttaacaagattcatttttcacGACAGAAGTACTAAGTTCTAGAGTCTCAATCTTTGGCAGTATGATAGAGTACCCATTTTAAGCCTTTGGTAAAAATATCAGATTTTTCCAGATGCaacaactatttatcacaatatgGCACCATTTTTTTAAGGATTAATTCACAGAACTAGCTACACAATTCTAAAAACAACGAAACTTGGACAGTGGTGTTCATATAGTTTTGTAagtacacagaaaaagtttcattcaTATGTCTATACCAGAACATCCAAAAATAAAAAGTAAATTATcctactagatctagccaagactagggtttcatctagttacaggtgttaactggtgctcaaatttttacacaaggcTAATAATGGCATGATGTAGCTACCAGCCAAAAATCACCTATAGATGCTGAGTataactcctagaataattatagccTATGTAATCTAattttttcctagattaaaatacagacagaaaataaatatgttCATGTATTGAAAGTTGTAAATCTAGTAACAAGGAACTCAGATCAAttgagtttgattttttttatttttctacaaatttatattgattttacaagttcactgctttggaaaacaaaaaaggaaaaaaaaactttttgctTTGAGGCTCCTGGAAGAAATGATTTCCTCGTAGATATGACCCTGGCCGGACtttggagcaggggaggcggcgggcggccggaatccggcgcctgcggctgctggcggcgagggggaaCAGGGGGATGAGCAAGAGGACGTCGAGAGGGACCTGTATATGGTCTTGGACGGGGTTGGGAAGGCCACCTTGGGGGTTCCCCGCGGAGCaggggctccggcggcggcgaccgtccGGCGGTCGTGGGCGACGGTGAGTGGGTCAGGGAGCACCGGTGGAGGGCAAGGAAGCTTTCTGCGGGGTCGGTTGGGCGCGAGGAAGGGCGTAGGAGGGGGTTCCGTGGGagaccggcgagcagcggcacTAATGGCGGCGACGGGCGGGTCTGGATGCCGTGGGGAGCTCGGCTTGGCGCTTGGAGCAGGGAGGGGAGTAGAGGGGGAGGTAGGAGGCTTGCTTGCGAAGCaaatgggagggaggagagcAGGGCAGAGGGCGCCAGCGAGCTGAGAAGTGGCGCCGGCACGGCTTGGCgcgtcgtcgccgtggcgcgtcgagcggccatcctcggcgtgcgcgcagggAGATGGCGCCGCGTGGAGAGGCCGAGACGCTTCGGGAGAAACCAGGGACGGGGGAGCGGCGAGGGCACGGCacgtggccggcggcctcggcTCGCCGGCACAGaacaggggagagagagagagaaagagatttgcctgactcaaatttgaatttttttttgcaaaattttcaattgacaCTCGAAAagttttgaacacgaaagttatTCCAAATTTCGAACTCTaccacttttgtttcaggcttaTTTTCATTTGGGGCTCAGTTCAAAAGTTAAATTTGAAATCCCGATGAATGTACGTTATTAGCCGATTCGAATTTGAACTcaaattttcttcaacttttgtatggaaacttaaaaatatttgaacatgaaagttgttccacATTAAAaatgctacaactttggtttttgggcaaaattttgtttgagctatatttaagaaattattttcatagattggtttgaaatttgaaagaTAGTTTAAATCTTTGAATACTACGGTTCAAatgacctgtcattttatgtttaaaactttattttctctctttgacTTCAACAAGACTTTGGTTTAACATAACTTTAATGAGACGCCTATTCAATTTCATTTGTATACTTGCATTGGATTAAAAATTATTTAAGGTTTCCGACCTATGCACATAAACACATACACACATGCAAGAATACATGCTCTCGAAACTTACTGACAATTATGCATGATGTTGTATGCATGACGTTGATTTAGTGATCTAatcacctagggtgtcacagcacCCGAGCAAGCCACTGCCGGCCACGCCACCACGACGCCGCCGAAGCACCTCCGCAAAGCCTTGCAGGCCACACGCACGTCGCAGTCGGAGGCCGCCGAAGGGGGCCTGGAGCACCATCACACCGCAAGACGCGATGGAGGAGCACCAGAGGCACCTACGACCCCCACCTGCAGCAGAGGGAGCCGACCGGTAGCCGACGAGTTGTAGCCGGGCCGACGCCAAGCCTGCTAGGACCAGGACGCCAGCGCAACCACCATGTCCCCACTGCCAGCGAAGTAGCCACCACCCCAGCACCGGAACGGCCGGGAAAAGCCAGGAAAGCACGGATCCGGCCGCCATCCGAGCGGATCCGTCCAGCTCCGCCGTGGGCATGGCCGCCGACCATGCCCACGGCGCTGCAGCAaggaggaggggaaggagggAAGGGgttgggggaggaggagggaggcgagctgatggccccgccgccgccctccttgcTGCCCGCTGGGCTTCCGGcgagcaactccggcggcggcgaggaaaggGAGCGTGGGAGGCGGGGGGACGGGAGCCGCCCGTGTCACCCCCAACGGGACGAcgcgggggaggggggcgcTCGTTGTTCGGTTCTCGCCTTCTCGGTGCTCTTCGCACAAGGACAAGGTTcgtgccgccggccatggcgcagAAGATTGTTGCCATCCTGTTCCTAAAGAAGGTGCGTATGCGTGTTCACTAAAAAACTGTCTGAATCTGCTGAATATCCAAACACTTATGTACTGCGAATTAATACAACACTCTCACGGTTCACTCTCCAAAGATCTTGCTGCTCGCGGTGCCCCCAGCATTCTCAGCTTAGAAGAATGCGAGCAAagcaatggcgccgccgccagtgcagcagccggggggcTTGCGCTTGTCACCAGTCACACGGCCCTCCCGAGCTGCCCCTGTGGCGCGCGTCCCTGGCCATCACcgtgacggcgacggcgacggccgcgcacgcgccgaCACCCGCCGCGACGGTCACCTTCCCGCAgaacgcgccggcggcgtcgcacacgctgccgccgccgccgccgcctgcgtctcccccgccgccgccccacgggCCAGCCGCGGTGCCAACCACGCCGCGCACCGCGAagacggcgccggccgccgagaAGAGGAGGCCCTGCGCCGCGGCGTCGAGGAGGAGCACCAGCGGCAGCGAGccgatcgcggcggcggcgcgcacggcgCACAGGTACAGCGCCACCGCCGAGCAGACGGCCGAGCTGGCGTGGGCCGCCACGAAGTACCTGCACGCGCGCCGCACGAGTCTCGATGCACGTAGGCAACGTGTGTGCGCGTGTGGTAGACTAGAAGGTAGCCTCTTACTTGAGAGCGTTGTACTGACTGTACGAGACGGCGTAGCTCGACGGCGCTCCCCGgtcgccgtcgacgacgacCAGCTGGCTGGCGGTGCCCATCAcgacggcggccgccaccgacaGGACGAGCGCGGTGATGCGGAAGAGGAGGCTCACCGCCTTGCCGGCCTCACCGTCGGCCATCTATCGGAAGTGAAGGGAACGACAGCAAGAGGAGTACAAGACCAATATCAAGAAAAATCAAGCTATATAAAGTCCAGATGCTTTCAGTGGTGGTGAACTCACAATGGATGCATGTAACCGAGCAAGCAAGCAACAATTTGTCATCCTAGGCTCATGTCAAATAAAGAATTTGAATTTCCCCTTGCTTTTAAAAATTAGTTGGGAATTCGTCTACGATATCAAACCAAAAACTATGTGATCTCTAAGCCAAAGGAAACATTCAGATGACCGAGCCTGTGTTATCTTACAATTTTGAAGAGATATGTACAATGTGACCTGCATCTTATATATTCAGATTCTGGCTACATTGGTAGTAGGGGAAGAGGTCTATGGGTgagtgtaaggaacatggccccattaggccattattttgtgattttggtgattgagtaacaacgcaatcaatgggactaatgagtgtGTCAAGTGAATAATTATAGATCCCAGGAATGAAGCAAAAatgccaagcaaagcaaaatatgaagaaagaactcaaagaaagattgaaatggacgagttctgcaaaaaaccagtggcaccggatgatccgatgcaGGATATCCGGTTAGCACTGGATAAACCGACACGTAGGCGTCGGTGTAATTTGCTGAAGTGGTGGGAGAAAAGCCAAGtgacaccggatgatccgacgatGCCAAGTTGGAGCGTCGGTGTAATCACCGGAGGATGTACCAAAGAGCATGTCAAGCGCGTTAAAgcgaagtcttcagcaccggatgatccgacgagcACCAGAGCATTGTgtcggagcaatgacgtcagcagccAGCCGAAgatgccttcagcaccggatgatccgacgcacaccggatgaaccgatgccaacccatcggtttatccggtgcctCCTACGTCACGTGTTAGAAGACCCAACGGCTACCTCAGGGCGCAGAGTGACTAGATGATCCAGTGCCCTACCGTCGGTCTATCCGGCGCCACGCAGAAAGTTGGGTAATGGCTCCCAACGGCTCTCtccacttggtggcctatatatatggactcccccagccatttgaagcttgctggagtttaGGAACATcgcacccacacccaagaacatctccaagccatccaagagcttagtgttcatatGTTTAGTCCTTactccttagcacactttgagagtgttgtgtaaaggttagctctttagtgagtgagattgcaaggtgTTGTACCTTGtgagctggttctagagtgaaccacaagaagatattggtgcgccggccccttggagctttgaggcTCGCCGACAACGTCAACGACCCtatgacttggtgtggagcggagTGGATGatcttgtgcgggggacgtggagacccccatcctttgtggagaagctccttagtggatttcgggatcaaggtgaccgtgattgagt
The genomic region above belongs to Panicum virgatum strain AP13 chromosome 8N, P.virgatum_v5, whole genome shotgun sequence and contains:
- the LOC120685162 gene encoding CASP-like protein 1U1, with product MADGEAGKAVSLLFRITALVLSVAAAVVMGTASQLVVVDGDRGAPSSYAVSYSQYNALKYFVAAHASSAVCSAVALYLCAVRAAAAIGSLPLVLLLDAAAQGLLFSAAGAVFAVRGVVDICQMGLDQRKVNMLARGYCEADYSITPNIYQSMFYALFLVVVFMIKLLTAVSGE